From Dermochelys coriacea isolate rDerCor1 chromosome 23, rDerCor1.pri.v4, whole genome shotgun sequence, one genomic window encodes:
- the PAK4 gene encoding serine/threonine-protein kinase PAK 4 isoform X3: MKSQEEWACLLANLTMFSKKKKRVEISAPSNFEHRVHTGYDQQEQKFTGLPRQWQGIIEESAKRPKPLVDPVFITAIQHGSQKAEPRSARPQEMASNGPVSGSSSSSRVHQPGQPRSKNPEPPQPGLSPHASEPHLTRIPQSTPQPSYSQQPLPPPPPPTVSQQPRSPQREPQRVSHEQFRAALQMVVDPGDPRTYLDNFIKIGEGSTGIVCIATVKSTGKLVAVKKMDLRKQQRRELLFNEVVIMRDYQHENVVEMYNSYLVGDELWVVMEFLEGGALTDIVTHTRMNEEQIAAVCLAVLKALSVLHAQGVIHRDIKSDSILLTHEGKVKLSDFGFCAQVNKEVPRRKSLVGTPYWMAPELISRLPYGPEVDIWSLGVMVIEMVDGEPPYFNEPPLKAMKMIRDNLPPKLKNVHKVSPSLKGFLDRLLVRDPVQRASASELLKHPFLAKAGPPSSIVPLMRQNRMR; the protein is encoded by the exons GTCTTTTAGCCAACCTCACCATGTTCAGCAAGAAGAAGAAACGCGTTGAGATCTCTGCTCCCTCAAACTTCGAGCACCGGGTCCACACTGGGTATGACCAACAAGAGCAGAAGTTCACTGGTCTGCCAAGGCAATGGCAGGGCATCATCGAGGAATCGGCAAAGAGACCCAAGCCACTGGTGGATCCTGTGTTCATCACGGCTATTCAACACGGCTCGCAGAAG GCAGAACCCCGGTCTGCGAGGCCCCAGGAAATGGCGTCCAATGGGCCAGTAAGCGGGAGCAGTAGCTCCTCCAGGGTCCACCAGCCAGGCCAGCCGAGGTCCAAAAACCCAGAGCCACCCCAGCCGGGACTCTCCCCGCACGCATCAGAGCCCCACTTAACTCGCATCCCCCAGTCAACCCCCCAGCCATCTTATTCCCAGCAGCCGCTgccgccgcctccccccccaACGGTGTCCCAgcagccccgctccccacagcgtGAGCCCCAGCGggtctcccacgaacagttccgaGCTGCCCTGCAGATGGTGGTCGACCCGGGCGACCCCCGGACATACCTGGACAACTTCATTAAAATCGGCGAAGGCTCCACGGGCATCGTCTGCATCGCCACGGTCAAGAGCACAGGGAAGCTGGTGGCTGTGAAGAAAATGGACCTGCGGAAGCAGCAAAGACGCGAGCTGCTGTTTAATGAG GTGGTGATTATGAGGGACTACCAGCACGAGAACGTGGTGGAGATGTACAACAGCTACCTGGTGGGGGACGAGCTGTGGGTGGTGATGGAGTTCCTTGAAGGTGGAGCTCTGACGGATATCGTAACGCACACCAG GATGAATGAAGAGCAGATCGCCGCCGTCTGCCTGGCTGTCCTGAAAGCACTTTCTGTCCTCCACGCCCAAGGGGTGATCCACCGAGACATCAAGAGCGACTCCATCCTGCTCACCCATGAAGGCAAG GTGAAGCTCTCTGATTTTGGGTTTTGCGCGCAAGTGAACAAAGAGGTCCCACGGCGGAAGTCACTAGTGGGAACCCCCTACTGGATGGCGCCAGAGCTCATCTCCCGACTACCTTATGGACCAGAG GTGGATATCTGGTCCCTCGGAGTGATGGTGATCGAAATGGTGGATGGAGAGCCTCCTTATTTTAATGAGCCCCCCTTAAAGGCAATGAAGATGATCCGGGACAACCTGCCCCCCAAACTTAAAAATGTGCACAAG GTTTCTCCTTCCCTCAAAGGATTCCTGGACCGCTTGCTGGTGAGAGACCCGGTCCAGCGAGCCTCCGCCAGCGAACTCTTGAAACACCCCTTCCTGGCGAAGGCTGGGCCTCCTTCCAGCATCGTGCCGCTCATGCGGCAGAACCGGATGAGATGA
- the PAK4 gene encoding serine/threonine-protein kinase PAK 4 isoform X1 produces MKSQEEWACLLANLTMFSKKKKRVEISAPSNFEHRVHTGYDQQEQKFTGLPRQWQGIIEESAKRPKPLVDPVFITAIQHGSQKTIVRGNKTTKDGSLTWLLDEFENMSVSRSNSLRRDSPPFQPRRDQLFHENGLNEGPAKARPLEDRNKDHKERSRHETRNELDRDRERNRDREETRAHPQQPRGQEPSGKSTKHPGGRPPPPEYHKPAKEGKPRAHDRDGRRDYPAERDYSEPADRVVRRDRPDTSDKRPKSTYTGEKSPQSPRDKRPLSGPNIRTPNIPVSEGVMKTAQQTGRPFNTYPRAETDPVRGTGSQAEPRSARPQEMASNGPVSGSSSSSRVHQPGQPRSKNPEPPQPGLSPHASEPHLTRIPQSTPQPSYSQQPLPPPPPPTVSQQPRSPQREPQRVSHEQFRAALQMVVDPGDPRTYLDNFIKIGEGSTGIVCIATVKSTGKLVAVKKMDLRKQQRRELLFNEVVIMRDYQHENVVEMYNSYLVGDELWVVMEFLEGGALTDIVTHTRMNEEQIAAVCLAVLKALSVLHAQGVIHRDIKSDSILLTHEGKVKLSDFGFCAQVNKEVPRRKSLVGTPYWMAPELISRLPYGPEVDIWSLGVMVIEMVDGEPPYFNEPPLKAMKMIRDNLPPKLKNVHKVSPSLKGFLDRLLVRDPVQRASASELLKHPFLAKAGPPSSIVPLMRQNRMR; encoded by the exons GTCTTTTAGCCAACCTCACCATGTTCAGCAAGAAGAAGAAACGCGTTGAGATCTCTGCTCCCTCAAACTTCGAGCACCGGGTCCACACTGGGTATGACCAACAAGAGCAGAAGTTCACTGGTCTGCCAAGGCAATGGCAGGGCATCATCGAGGAATCGGCAAAGAGACCCAAGCCACTGGTGGATCCTGTGTTCATCACGGCTATTCAACACGGCTCGCAGAAG ACCATCGTGCGGGGAAACAAAACCACCAAGGACGGCTCCCTGACCTGGCTGCTGGATGAGTTTGAGAACATGTCGGTGTCCCGCTCCAACTCGCTGCGCCGGGACAGTCCCCCCTTCCAGCCCCGCCGCGACCAGCTCTTCCATGAGAACGGCCTCAACGAGGGGCCGGCCAAAGCCCGGCCCCTCGAGGACAGGAATAAGGACCACAAGGAGAGGAGTCGCCACGAAACCAGGAACGAGCTGGATCGGGACAGGGAGAGGAACCGGGACAGGGAGGAGACCCGGGCCCACCCACAGCAGCCCCGAGGGCAGGAGCCCAGCGGCAAATCCACCAAGCACCCTGGCGGCAGGCCGCCCCCTCCTGAGTACCACAAGCCCGCTAAGGAGGGCAAGCCCAGAGCCCATGACCGGGATGGGAGGCGGGACTACCCGGCGGAGAGGGACTACAGCGAGCCGGCCGACCGTGTGGTCAGGAGGGATCGCCCTGACACCTCCGACAAGAGACCCAAGTCCACGTACACTGGGGAGAAAAGCCCGCAATCCCCGCGGGACAAACGCCCGCTCTCTGGGCCCAATATCCGGACTCCAAACATCCCCGTCTCCGAAGGGGTGATGAAGACAGCTCAGCAGACCGGCCGGCCTTTTAATACGTATCCACGAGCTGAGACTGACCCTGTCAGGGGCACAGGTTCTCAG GCAGAACCCCGGTCTGCGAGGCCCCAGGAAATGGCGTCCAATGGGCCAGTAAGCGGGAGCAGTAGCTCCTCCAGGGTCCACCAGCCAGGCCAGCCGAGGTCCAAAAACCCAGAGCCACCCCAGCCGGGACTCTCCCCGCACGCATCAGAGCCCCACTTAACTCGCATCCCCCAGTCAACCCCCCAGCCATCTTATTCCCAGCAGCCGCTgccgccgcctccccccccaACGGTGTCCCAgcagccccgctccccacagcgtGAGCCCCAGCGggtctcccacgaacagttccgaGCTGCCCTGCAGATGGTGGTCGACCCGGGCGACCCCCGGACATACCTGGACAACTTCATTAAAATCGGCGAAGGCTCCACGGGCATCGTCTGCATCGCCACGGTCAAGAGCACAGGGAAGCTGGTGGCTGTGAAGAAAATGGACCTGCGGAAGCAGCAAAGACGCGAGCTGCTGTTTAATGAG GTGGTGATTATGAGGGACTACCAGCACGAGAACGTGGTGGAGATGTACAACAGCTACCTGGTGGGGGACGAGCTGTGGGTGGTGATGGAGTTCCTTGAAGGTGGAGCTCTGACGGATATCGTAACGCACACCAG GATGAATGAAGAGCAGATCGCCGCCGTCTGCCTGGCTGTCCTGAAAGCACTTTCTGTCCTCCACGCCCAAGGGGTGATCCACCGAGACATCAAGAGCGACTCCATCCTGCTCACCCATGAAGGCAAG GTGAAGCTCTCTGATTTTGGGTTTTGCGCGCAAGTGAACAAAGAGGTCCCACGGCGGAAGTCACTAGTGGGAACCCCCTACTGGATGGCGCCAGAGCTCATCTCCCGACTACCTTATGGACCAGAG GTGGATATCTGGTCCCTCGGAGTGATGGTGATCGAAATGGTGGATGGAGAGCCTCCTTATTTTAATGAGCCCCCCTTAAAGGCAATGAAGATGATCCGGGACAACCTGCCCCCCAAACTTAAAAATGTGCACAAG GTTTCTCCTTCCCTCAAAGGATTCCTGGACCGCTTGCTGGTGAGAGACCCGGTCCAGCGAGCCTCCGCCAGCGAACTCTTGAAACACCCCTTCCTGGCGAAGGCTGGGCCTCCTTCCAGCATCGTGCCGCTCATGCGGCAGAACCGGATGAGATGA
- the PAK4 gene encoding serine/threonine-protein kinase PAK 4 isoform X2, giving the protein MFSKKKKRVEISAPSNFEHRVHTGYDQQEQKFTGLPRQWQGIIEESAKRPKPLVDPVFITAIQHGSQKTIVRGNKTTKDGSLTWLLDEFENMSVSRSNSLRRDSPPFQPRRDQLFHENGLNEGPAKARPLEDRNKDHKERSRHETRNELDRDRERNRDREETRAHPQQPRGQEPSGKSTKHPGGRPPPPEYHKPAKEGKPRAHDRDGRRDYPAERDYSEPADRVVRRDRPDTSDKRPKSTYTGEKSPQSPRDKRPLSGPNIRTPNIPVSEGVMKTAQQTGRPFNTYPRAETDPVRGTGSQAEPRSARPQEMASNGPVSGSSSSSRVHQPGQPRSKNPEPPQPGLSPHASEPHLTRIPQSTPQPSYSQQPLPPPPPPTVSQQPRSPQREPQRVSHEQFRAALQMVVDPGDPRTYLDNFIKIGEGSTGIVCIATVKSTGKLVAVKKMDLRKQQRRELLFNEVVIMRDYQHENVVEMYNSYLVGDELWVVMEFLEGGALTDIVTHTRMNEEQIAAVCLAVLKALSVLHAQGVIHRDIKSDSILLTHEGKVKLSDFGFCAQVNKEVPRRKSLVGTPYWMAPELISRLPYGPEVDIWSLGVMVIEMVDGEPPYFNEPPLKAMKMIRDNLPPKLKNVHKVSPSLKGFLDRLLVRDPVQRASASELLKHPFLAKAGPPSSIVPLMRQNRMR; this is encoded by the exons ATGTTCAGCAAGAAGAAGAAACGCGTTGAGATCTCTGCTCCCTCAAACTTCGAGCACCGGGTCCACACTGGGTATGACCAACAAGAGCAGAAGTTCACTGGTCTGCCAAGGCAATGGCAGGGCATCATCGAGGAATCGGCAAAGAGACCCAAGCCACTGGTGGATCCTGTGTTCATCACGGCTATTCAACACGGCTCGCAGAAG ACCATCGTGCGGGGAAACAAAACCACCAAGGACGGCTCCCTGACCTGGCTGCTGGATGAGTTTGAGAACATGTCGGTGTCCCGCTCCAACTCGCTGCGCCGGGACAGTCCCCCCTTCCAGCCCCGCCGCGACCAGCTCTTCCATGAGAACGGCCTCAACGAGGGGCCGGCCAAAGCCCGGCCCCTCGAGGACAGGAATAAGGACCACAAGGAGAGGAGTCGCCACGAAACCAGGAACGAGCTGGATCGGGACAGGGAGAGGAACCGGGACAGGGAGGAGACCCGGGCCCACCCACAGCAGCCCCGAGGGCAGGAGCCCAGCGGCAAATCCACCAAGCACCCTGGCGGCAGGCCGCCCCCTCCTGAGTACCACAAGCCCGCTAAGGAGGGCAAGCCCAGAGCCCATGACCGGGATGGGAGGCGGGACTACCCGGCGGAGAGGGACTACAGCGAGCCGGCCGACCGTGTGGTCAGGAGGGATCGCCCTGACACCTCCGACAAGAGACCCAAGTCCACGTACACTGGGGAGAAAAGCCCGCAATCCCCGCGGGACAAACGCCCGCTCTCTGGGCCCAATATCCGGACTCCAAACATCCCCGTCTCCGAAGGGGTGATGAAGACAGCTCAGCAGACCGGCCGGCCTTTTAATACGTATCCACGAGCTGAGACTGACCCTGTCAGGGGCACAGGTTCTCAG GCAGAACCCCGGTCTGCGAGGCCCCAGGAAATGGCGTCCAATGGGCCAGTAAGCGGGAGCAGTAGCTCCTCCAGGGTCCACCAGCCAGGCCAGCCGAGGTCCAAAAACCCAGAGCCACCCCAGCCGGGACTCTCCCCGCACGCATCAGAGCCCCACTTAACTCGCATCCCCCAGTCAACCCCCCAGCCATCTTATTCCCAGCAGCCGCTgccgccgcctccccccccaACGGTGTCCCAgcagccccgctccccacagcgtGAGCCCCAGCGggtctcccacgaacagttccgaGCTGCCCTGCAGATGGTGGTCGACCCGGGCGACCCCCGGACATACCTGGACAACTTCATTAAAATCGGCGAAGGCTCCACGGGCATCGTCTGCATCGCCACGGTCAAGAGCACAGGGAAGCTGGTGGCTGTGAAGAAAATGGACCTGCGGAAGCAGCAAAGACGCGAGCTGCTGTTTAATGAG GTGGTGATTATGAGGGACTACCAGCACGAGAACGTGGTGGAGATGTACAACAGCTACCTGGTGGGGGACGAGCTGTGGGTGGTGATGGAGTTCCTTGAAGGTGGAGCTCTGACGGATATCGTAACGCACACCAG GATGAATGAAGAGCAGATCGCCGCCGTCTGCCTGGCTGTCCTGAAAGCACTTTCTGTCCTCCACGCCCAAGGGGTGATCCACCGAGACATCAAGAGCGACTCCATCCTGCTCACCCATGAAGGCAAG GTGAAGCTCTCTGATTTTGGGTTTTGCGCGCAAGTGAACAAAGAGGTCCCACGGCGGAAGTCACTAGTGGGAACCCCCTACTGGATGGCGCCAGAGCTCATCTCCCGACTACCTTATGGACCAGAG GTGGATATCTGGTCCCTCGGAGTGATGGTGATCGAAATGGTGGATGGAGAGCCTCCTTATTTTAATGAGCCCCCCTTAAAGGCAATGAAGATGATCCGGGACAACCTGCCCCCCAAACTTAAAAATGTGCACAAG GTTTCTCCTTCCCTCAAAGGATTCCTGGACCGCTTGCTGGTGAGAGACCCGGTCCAGCGAGCCTCCGCCAGCGAACTCTTGAAACACCCCTTCCTGGCGAAGGCTGGGCCTCCTTCCAGCATCGTGCCGCTCATGCGGCAGAACCGGATGAGATGA
- the PAK4 gene encoding serine/threonine-protein kinase PAK 4 isoform X4 has translation MFSKKKKRVEISAPSNFEHRVHTGYDQQEQKFTGLPRQWQGIIEESAKRPKPLVDPVFITAIQHGSQKAEPRSARPQEMASNGPVSGSSSSSRVHQPGQPRSKNPEPPQPGLSPHASEPHLTRIPQSTPQPSYSQQPLPPPPPPTVSQQPRSPQREPQRVSHEQFRAALQMVVDPGDPRTYLDNFIKIGEGSTGIVCIATVKSTGKLVAVKKMDLRKQQRRELLFNEVVIMRDYQHENVVEMYNSYLVGDELWVVMEFLEGGALTDIVTHTRMNEEQIAAVCLAVLKALSVLHAQGVIHRDIKSDSILLTHEGKVKLSDFGFCAQVNKEVPRRKSLVGTPYWMAPELISRLPYGPEVDIWSLGVMVIEMVDGEPPYFNEPPLKAMKMIRDNLPPKLKNVHKVSPSLKGFLDRLLVRDPVQRASASELLKHPFLAKAGPPSSIVPLMRQNRMR, from the exons ATGTTCAGCAAGAAGAAGAAACGCGTTGAGATCTCTGCTCCCTCAAACTTCGAGCACCGGGTCCACACTGGGTATGACCAACAAGAGCAGAAGTTCACTGGTCTGCCAAGGCAATGGCAGGGCATCATCGAGGAATCGGCAAAGAGACCCAAGCCACTGGTGGATCCTGTGTTCATCACGGCTATTCAACACGGCTCGCAGAAG GCAGAACCCCGGTCTGCGAGGCCCCAGGAAATGGCGTCCAATGGGCCAGTAAGCGGGAGCAGTAGCTCCTCCAGGGTCCACCAGCCAGGCCAGCCGAGGTCCAAAAACCCAGAGCCACCCCAGCCGGGACTCTCCCCGCACGCATCAGAGCCCCACTTAACTCGCATCCCCCAGTCAACCCCCCAGCCATCTTATTCCCAGCAGCCGCTgccgccgcctccccccccaACGGTGTCCCAgcagccccgctccccacagcgtGAGCCCCAGCGggtctcccacgaacagttccgaGCTGCCCTGCAGATGGTGGTCGACCCGGGCGACCCCCGGACATACCTGGACAACTTCATTAAAATCGGCGAAGGCTCCACGGGCATCGTCTGCATCGCCACGGTCAAGAGCACAGGGAAGCTGGTGGCTGTGAAGAAAATGGACCTGCGGAAGCAGCAAAGACGCGAGCTGCTGTTTAATGAG GTGGTGATTATGAGGGACTACCAGCACGAGAACGTGGTGGAGATGTACAACAGCTACCTGGTGGGGGACGAGCTGTGGGTGGTGATGGAGTTCCTTGAAGGTGGAGCTCTGACGGATATCGTAACGCACACCAG GATGAATGAAGAGCAGATCGCCGCCGTCTGCCTGGCTGTCCTGAAAGCACTTTCTGTCCTCCACGCCCAAGGGGTGATCCACCGAGACATCAAGAGCGACTCCATCCTGCTCACCCATGAAGGCAAG GTGAAGCTCTCTGATTTTGGGTTTTGCGCGCAAGTGAACAAAGAGGTCCCACGGCGGAAGTCACTAGTGGGAACCCCCTACTGGATGGCGCCAGAGCTCATCTCCCGACTACCTTATGGACCAGAG GTGGATATCTGGTCCCTCGGAGTGATGGTGATCGAAATGGTGGATGGAGAGCCTCCTTATTTTAATGAGCCCCCCTTAAAGGCAATGAAGATGATCCGGGACAACCTGCCCCCCAAACTTAAAAATGTGCACAAG GTTTCTCCTTCCCTCAAAGGATTCCTGGACCGCTTGCTGGTGAGAGACCCGGTCCAGCGAGCCTCCGCCAGCGAACTCTTGAAACACCCCTTCCTGGCGAAGGCTGGGCCTCCTTCCAGCATCGTGCCGCTCATGCGGCAGAACCGGATGAGATGA